In Actinoplanes derwentensis, the following proteins share a genomic window:
- a CDS encoding AraC family transcriptional regulator, with protein sequence MAGGRLPGPASPGAGAPAHVGLRTSDMAEAREFCRELYYGTLQIEPVGDPGRLEFSADVASLGPITLGDIRYGTDVHVSIGSLETSYHVLIPLTGWLRSRHRGAVVLADPTRAVVYRPTGDIELDWPGTCRLLSVKVERAALERELDAALDQRVVSPMPLGASFDLVDGPGRTWSALVRLLLTELSAPDTLAIRPRMAARWRDMVVRGLALTVEHPYGEEPAGLQGPHRPRTVKRALDAIHAEPRRGWTARDLSTVAGVGVRVLQDSFRRHVGMSPLTYLRRLRLDEVHAELSRSDPGQTNVSEVAYSWGFTHLGRFAGAYRSRFGATPSQTLRDRT encoded by the coding sequence ATGGCAGGCGGTCGGCTCCCGGGCCCGGCGTCACCGGGCGCGGGAGCCCCGGCACATGTGGGTCTGCGCACCAGTGACATGGCGGAGGCCCGGGAGTTCTGCCGTGAGCTCTACTACGGCACGTTGCAGATCGAGCCGGTCGGGGACCCCGGCCGGCTGGAGTTCAGCGCCGACGTGGCCTCACTGGGGCCGATCACGCTCGGCGACATCCGGTACGGGACCGACGTCCACGTCTCGATCGGTTCCCTGGAGACGTCGTATCACGTCCTCATCCCCCTCACCGGGTGGCTGCGATCCCGGCACCGGGGCGCGGTGGTCCTCGCGGACCCGACCCGCGCCGTGGTCTACCGCCCCACCGGCGACATCGAACTGGACTGGCCCGGCACCTGCCGCCTGCTGAGCGTCAAGGTCGAACGCGCCGCCCTGGAACGCGAACTGGACGCCGCCCTGGACCAGCGGGTCGTCTCCCCGATGCCGCTGGGCGCCAGCTTCGACCTGGTCGACGGCCCCGGCCGCACCTGGTCCGCCCTGGTCCGCCTGCTGCTCACCGAGCTGAGCGCCCCCGACACCCTGGCCATCCGCCCCCGGATGGCCGCCCGCTGGCGCGACATGGTGGTGCGGGGCCTGGCCTTGACGGTCGAACACCCCTACGGCGAGGAACCGGCCGGCCTGCAGGGCCCGCACCGTCCCCGCACGGTGAAACGGGCCCTGGACGCGATCCACGCCGAACCCCGCCGAGGCTGGACCGCCCGCGACCTGTCCACGGTCGCCGGCGTCGGCGTCCGGGTCCTGCAGGACTCCTTCCGCCGCCACGTGGGCATGTCCCCGCTGACCTACCTGCGCCGCCTGCGCCTGGACGAGGTCCACGCCGAACTCTCCCGCTCCGACCCGGGCCAGACAAACGTCAGCGAGGTCGCCTACAGCTGGGGTTTCACCCATTTGGGCCGGTTCGCCGGCGCCTACCGCTCCCGCTTCGGCGCCACCCCGTCCCAAACCCTCAGAGACAGAACCTGA